The window GGGCACGAGCGCCGGGAACTGGCGGGCGCCGGCCTTGAACTCCTCGTCGGGGAACGGCGCGTCGTACGCCGCGATGACATCGGGCGACAGGTCGGTGGTGCAACCGCCGTTGATGATCCCGCCGACGGGGAAGACCGGCGTCTCCTGGCTGAACTTCTGCCAGTTGAAGAACGCCTCGGTGGCCTTCTGGTCGCCGGTGGGCAGGCCGCCGTTCGCCACGACGAGGCGGGCGAAGCGGTCGGGATACGCCGCGGCGAGGCGCAGGCCGATGAGCGCGCCCCAGTCCTGGCACACCAGGGTGACGTCGTTGAGGTCGACGGCTTCGAGCCACGCCGACATCCACGCCACGTGCTTTGCGTAGGTGTAATCGCTGCGCTCGCTCAGCTTGTCCGACTTGCCGAAGCCCACGAGATCGGGCGCCACGGCGCGGCAACCGCCGTCGACCAGCACGGGGATCATGTGGCGGTACAGGTACGACCAGCTGGGCTCA is drawn from Acidimicrobiales bacterium and contains these coding sequences:
- a CDS encoding haloalkane dehalogenase, with translation MTILRTPDERFENLPGYDFAPHYVEVDGLRIHYVDEGEGPTVLLMHGEPSWSYLYRHMIPVLVDGGCRAVAPDLVGFGKSDKLSERSDYTYAKHVAWMSAWLEAVDLNDVTLVCQDWGALIGLRLAAAYPDRFARLVVANGGLPTGDQKATEAFFNWQKFSQETPVFPVGGIINGGCTTDLSPDVIAAYDAPFPDEEFKAGARQFPALVPTSPDDPEAPANREAWKVLEAFTKPVLTAFSDSDPITKGGFRVFQERVPGAKDQPHTTIEGGGHFLQEDKGPELANVVLEFIRTTS